In the Bicyclus anynana chromosome 6, ilBicAnyn1.1, whole genome shotgun sequence genome, one interval contains:
- the LOC112052205 gene encoding 60S ribosomal protein L31, with amino-acid sequence MAKPKGERKGKSAINEVVTREYTINLHKRLHGVGFKRRAPRAIKEVRKFAEKQMGTPDVRVDTRLNKYLWSKGVRNVPFRVRVRLSRRRNDDEDSAHKLFTLVTYVPVASIKGLQTENVDASQE; translated from the exons ATGGCTAAACCGAAAGGGGAAAGAAAAGGTAAATCCGCGATCAATGAAGTAGTGACTCGCGAATACACGATAAATTTACACAAGCGGCTTCATGGAGTCGGCTTCAAGAGACGCGCACCCCGTGCTATTAAAGAAGTTCGCAAGTTTGCGGAAAAACAAATGGGAACCCCAGACGTCCGTGTTGATACCAGGCTAAACAAATACCTATGGTCAAAGGGAGTCCG AAATGTTCCCTTCAGAGTACGGGTAAGGCTGTCTCGCAGacgtaatgatgatgaagactccgCACACAAGCTATTCACGCTCGTCACCTATGTGCCTGTTGCGTCCATCAAAGGCTTGCAAACTGAGAATGTTGATGCTAGCCAAGAATAA
- the LOC112052204 gene encoding exosome complex component RRP43 — translation MTEVYKHIHPSKYFNDYINQDVRPDGRDFDQQRDVIININGITSADASAIVKCGNTTVVCGIKLELARPKAEEPDIGFLISNVELLPLCSSKFRPGPPSDYAQVISNIVSDIVINSKCVDLKDLCVVTDKLAWVIYCDLVCLDYDGSIVDACIIALITSLKTLSLPTVTYDNETEEVKVDTGVKIPLQVHGLPVATSFGIYHKLPRNIILADPSAYEEEMCGGIGANLIVCWNKGLFCGIQKFGGCNLSTEDEKRTISLAKQRCKLVEQVIETCIKNGEVK, via the exons atgacagaagtatacaa GCACATACATCCCtccaaatattttaatgattatattaaccAAGACGTTCGTCCAGACGGTAGAGATTTCGACCAGCAACGTGATGTTATTATCAACATTAATGGAATAACCTCGGCGGATGCCTCCGCGATTGTGAAATGTGGGAATACTACGGTTGTTTGTGGTATCAAGTTG gaactAGCAAGACCCAAAGCTGAGGAACCTGATATAGGGTTTCTAATATCTAATGTAGAACTTTTGCCTCTATGCTCGTCAAAGTTCCGCCCAGGACCCCCTTCAGACTATGCTCAAGTCATCAGCAATATAGTATCAGATATTGTGATAAATTCAAAATGTGTTGATTTAAAAGATCTATGTGTTGTAACTGACAAACTTGCTTGGGTTATATACTGTGACTTGGTCTGCTTGGATTATGATGGTAGCATTGTGGACGCCTGTATCATTGCTTTAATTACAAGTTTGAAAACAT tatcttTACCAACTGTGACTTATGATAATGAAACAGAAGAAGTCAAAGTGGATACTGGTGTAAAAATACCTCTGCAAGTACATGGTTTACCAGTTGCCACTAGTTTTGGTATTTATCATAAATTGCCAAG GAACATTATATTGGCCGACCCATCAGCTTATGAAGAGGAAATGTGTGGTGGTATTGGAGCTAACCTTATTGTATGTTGGAACAAGGGACTTTTCTGTGGAATACAAAAATTTGGTGGCTGCAATCTGTCGACAGAAGATGAAAAGCGAACAATATCCTTAGCTAAACAAAGATGTAAACTTGTTGAACAAGTAATTGAAACCTGTATAAAAAATGGAgaagtaaaatga